The proteins below come from a single Leptospira levettii genomic window:
- a CDS encoding NAD-dependent epimerase/dehydratase family protein: MAKLKLLVIGGTGFIGSHIVQKGIDSGFEVTSLSLKKKANIDKVISIQADLSDRVSVRSILSSERYDYVIHCGGYIDHTLFQNGGLKVISDHLTSLFELVSALDRTNLKKFLYLGSSDEYGNAPSPQKEEFREDPISPYSFAKASASHFLQMLWKTEKFPASVARLFLTYGPGQDDKRFLPQIIKGCLSDSVFPSSLGEQSRDFCYISDTVEGCFKILETNEANGEIFNIASGEKITIRQIIEKVVSIIGKGKPDFGKVPYRIGENMSLVADISKAKRMLHWKPNTSLDMGLKKTIEYFQ, from the coding sequence TTGGCTAAATTAAAACTACTAGTTATCGGGGGAACTGGTTTTATCGGTTCTCATATTGTGCAAAAAGGGATCGATAGTGGATTTGAAGTCACATCTCTCTCTCTAAAGAAAAAAGCAAATATTGATAAGGTAATTTCGATACAAGCAGATCTATCAGATCGCGTATCGGTGCGTTCAATCCTTTCAAGTGAGAGGTATGACTATGTGATTCATTGTGGTGGTTACATCGACCATACATTGTTTCAGAATGGTGGTCTAAAAGTAATATCCGACCACTTAACTTCTCTTTTTGAATTAGTTTCTGCCTTAGATAGAACAAACTTAAAAAAGTTTTTATATTTGGGGAGCAGTGATGAGTATGGAAATGCCCCTTCGCCACAAAAGGAAGAATTTCGTGAAGATCCAATTTCGCCATATTCATTTGCTAAAGCATCAGCTTCACATTTTTTACAAATGCTTTGGAAGACGGAAAAATTTCCAGCTTCGGTCGCAAGATTGTTTTTAACTTATGGGCCAGGGCAAGATGATAAAAGGTTTTTACCTCAAATTATCAAAGGTTGTTTGAGCGATTCTGTATTTCCGTCATCACTCGGAGAACAAAGTAGAGACTTTTGTTATATAAGTGATACAGTGGAAGGTTGTTTCAAAATTTTAGAAACAAATGAAGCTAATGGCGAAATTTTTAATATTGCCTCTGGTGAAAAAATCACAATAAGACAAATCATTGAAAAAGTAGTATCGATCATCGGAAAAGGAAAACCAGATTTTGGAAAAGTTCCTTATCGCATTGGTGAAAATATGTCTTTGGTAGCTGACATTTCAAAAGCTAAGCGAATGCTTCATTGGAAACCAAATACGAGCCTAGACATGGGTCTTAAAAAAACGATCGAATACTTTCAAT